Proteins encoded in a region of the Bacteroidales bacterium genome:
- a CDS encoding TolB family protein, whose protein sequence is IQLEKSGNQFIMGAATDGNPMEYSDTLNLDLGGKLYTGLFMCSHSQGVLEEAVYSNVRITVPEPENFTSYEDEDGGSRMEILEVQEKHRKVIYTSKKAFEAPNWDPNTNTLIYNSGGHLYELPVEGGQPELIDTDFATSLNNDHGLSPDGQEIAISHHYEDEKQSGSRIYIVPRKGGTPRPVTDKVPSYWHGWSPDGKFHVYVGQRKGEYNIYKIKTSGGREKQLTDHKMLDDGPEYSPDGKYIYFSSARTGTMQIWRMRPDGSDKQQITFDRYNDWFPHPSPDGKWLIFVSYLPRIDAQDHPPYKRVMLRLLPTNAAGESPEVVSYLYGGQGTINVPSWAPDSRHVSFVSYSFPGDDYFD, encoded by the coding sequence ATCCAGCTCGAAAAATCCGGCAACCAGTTTATCATGGGTGCTGCAACAGACGGAAATCCCATGGAATATTCGGATACACTGAATCTGGATTTGGGTGGAAAGCTTTATACTGGCCTTTTCATGTGCTCCCATTCCCAGGGTGTGCTGGAAGAAGCCGTTTACAGCAACGTAAGAATTACGGTTCCGGAACCTGAAAATTTTACTTCTTATGAGGACGAAGATGGGGGAAGCCGCATGGAAATCCTCGAGGTACAGGAGAAGCACCGCAAGGTTATTTACACTTCAAAAAAAGCTTTTGAAGCCCCTAACTGGGACCCAAACACCAACACCTTAATCTATAACAGCGGGGGACACCTTTATGAACTGCCTGTAGAAGGAGGTCAGCCAGAACTTATTGACACGGACTTTGCCACCTCACTCAACAACGATCACGGCCTCTCTCCCGATGGACAGGAAATTGCCATCAGTCACCACTATGAAGACGAAAAACAATCAGGCTCAAGAATCTATATTGTTCCCCGGAAAGGAGGTACTCCCAGACCGGTTACGGATAAAGTCCCCTCCTACTGGCATGGATGGTCACCCGACGGAAAATTCCATGTGTATGTAGGTCAGCGTAAAGGCGAATACAACATTTATAAAATAAAAACCAGCGGTGGCAGGGAAAAACAACTCACCGACCACAAAATGCTGGATGACGGTCCCGAGTATTCACCCGACGGAAAATATATCTACTTTAGCTCAGCCCGCACAGGTACCATGCAGATATGGCGCATGCGTCCCGACGGCTCCGATAAACAACAGATCACCTTTGACCGTTACAACGACTGGTTTCCCCATCCTTCACCGGACGGGAAATGGCTCATCTTTGTTTCCTATCTTCCAAGGATTGATGCCCAGGACCATCCGCCTTACAAACGGGTAATGCTAAGGTTGCTTCCTACCAACGCAGCCGGTGAAAGCCCCGAAGTGGTCAGTTATCTTTACGGAGGACAGGGTACCATCAACGTGCCTTCCTGGGCACCCGATAGCCGCCACGTGTCATTTGTCAGCTATTCTTTCCCAGGTGATGACTATTTTGATTAA